GGAACCGAGGTACTGCGGCGCGTCCACGAGCGACTGCTCGGTAGTGACGTAAACACGGACACGACCAACTTCGCTGGCAAAATCGTCGCGGTGCCTGTCGCCGACCCGCTCACCTTCGACCGTGTGTCCTACACCACGCCGGAGCAACTCGACAGCGTCAACCCGAACATGAACCGGGTCTGGCCCGGCAATTCGTCCGGCACACTGCACGAGCGCATGGCCGCCACGCTGTGGGAGTACGCCAGCGACGCCGACGCGATTCTGGACCTACACACCGGTAGCCCGGACATGCTCACGCACGTCGTGTTCATGGAAGGCCACCGAGAGTCACGCGCACTCGCGGAAGCTTTCGGCACCGACCTCCTGTTGGGCGAGCAAGCAGGCGAAGACGCCGACGCCGAGTGGCAAGACCGCGATTTCGGCGGGAAGTTCCGCGTCGCGGCCACCCGCGAAGGCATCCCGACCGTCACGCCAGAGTTGGCCCACAACAAGCAACTAGTCGAGGACGCAATCGCAACCGGCGTCGCGGGCGTTCTCGACGCGTGTGGGCACCTTGGGATACTGAGTGACGTTCCCGACCGAGCGCGAGAAGACAAAGCGAACGACCCCACGCTCGCCCGGAA
The sequence above is a segment of the Halorussus halophilus genome. Coding sequences within it:
- a CDS encoding succinylglutamate desuccinylase/aspartoacylase family protein; translation: MEHTAERVTLARLSSGVELETTIHTYEGEADGPTLYVQAAQHGREVNGTEVLRRVHERLLGSDVNTDTTNFAGKIVAVPVADPLTFDRVSYTTPEQLDSVNPNMNRVWPGNSSGTLHERMAATLWEYASDADAILDLHTGSPDMLTHVVFMEGHRESRALAEAFGTDLLLGEQAGEDADAEWQDRDFGGKFRVAATREGIPTVTPELAHNKQLVEDAIATGVAGVLDACGHLGILSDVPDRAREDKANDPTLARNHLGRVTADESGLFRPDPDYAVGDEVEAGERIGTLYNPTTYEVLQEVEADRDGILYALTREATVTGGEKLLNVALRREE